In Hoplias malabaricus isolate fHopMal1 chromosome 6, fHopMal1.hap1, whole genome shotgun sequence, a single window of DNA contains:
- the gper1 gene encoding G-protein coupled estrogen receptor 1, whose translation MTESVWYRDSVSMEQETTSLIQIYRNSTEHLNTSFDYNSTDLKENSDTYEFYIIGLFLSCLYTILLFPIGFIGNILILVVNLNHREKMTIPDLYFINLAVADLILVADSLIEVFNLNEKYYDYAILCTFMSLFLQINMYSSIFFLTWMSFDRYVALANSMSSRPLRTMQHAKLSCSLIWMASILATLLPFTIVQTQHRGEVHFCFANVIEIQWLEVTIGFLVPFSIIGLCYSLIVRILMRAQKHRGLWPRRQKALRMIVVVVLVFFICWLPENVFISIQLLQGTADPSQRSATTLWHDYPLTGHIVNLAAFSNSCLNPIIYSFLGETFRDKLRLFVKQKASWSVVYRFCHHTLDLNIPVRSESEV comes from the coding sequence ATGACAGAGAGCGTTTGGTACAGGGACTCTGTCAGTATGGAACAGGAGACAACCTCTCTGATTCAGATTTACAGGAACAGCACTGAGCACTTAAACACGTCATTTGACTACAACTCAACTGACCTGAAGGAGAATTCTGACACTTATGAATTTTATATTATTGGTCTTTTCCTGTCCTGTCTCTACACAATCTTACTTTTTCCCATTGGCTTCATTGGGAACATCCTCATACTGGTGGTCAACCTGAACCACAGGGAGAAGATGACCATCCCTGACCTTTACTTCATCAACTTGGCTGTGGCAGACCTAATTTTGGTGGCGGATTCGCTCATCGAAGTCTTCAATCTGAACGAGAAGTACTACGACTATGCTATCCTCTGCACCTTCATGTCACTTTTCCTACAGATCAACATGTACAGCAGCATCTTCTTCCTGACCTGGATGAGCTTTGACCGCTACGTAGCTCTGGCCAACTCCATGAGCAGCAGACCCTTGCGTACCATGCAGCATGCCAAGCTGAGCTGCAGCCTCATTTGGATGGCGTCTATCCTGGCCACTCTCCTACCCTTCACCATTGTGCAGACGCAGCACAGGGGTGAGGTGCATTTCTGCTTCGCCAACGTCATCGAGATCCAGTGGCTGGAAGTGACCATTGGCTTCCTGGTGCCCTTCTCCATCATTGGCTTGTGCTACTCCCTGATTGTGCGCATCCTCATGCGGGCTCAGAAGCACAGAGGCTTGTGGCCACGGCGGCAGAAGGCTCTGCGGATGAtcgtggtggtggtgctggTCTTCTTCATCTGTTGGCTGCCCGAGAACGTCTTTATTAGCATCCAGCTGCTTCAGGGCACAGCTGACCCTTCACAGCGGAGTGCCACGACTTTGTGGCATGACTACCCACTGACCGGGCATATCGTCAACTTGGCTGCATTCTCTAACAGCTGCTTGAACCCCATCATCTACAGCTTCCTGGGAGAGACCTTTCGGGATAAGCTGCGGCTCTTTGTGAAGCAGAAAGCCAGCTGGTCTGTGGTCTATCGCTTCTGCCACCACACTCTGGACCTGAATATCCCTGTCAGGAGTGAGTCCGAGGTGTAG